A genome region from Anastrepha ludens isolate Willacy chromosome 3, idAnaLude1.1, whole genome shotgun sequence includes the following:
- the LOC128858929 gene encoding uncharacterized protein LOC128858929 isoform X2 has translation MNFVAALKFGSTPEVEAARCMKQLLYRSERKGELCLAFTAELINEIFKAIGLHTNITVQQLEAGKGFDWEVSGCHLYIFHCNSIFFNSFERFLMQLCRTAREEQENAATTEADSGPIKRVLQLLGIWCNCYTDLLEHNAKMQVQYLQEPLARLNYRLFLGVHKIRTEFHNRFQHLDEVCTHLFHNALNGLFFKECHAYIAEGLGALVEKDFAISNAFAEDACQYFYIGFSVEQQKATYCNLFKCLIRMLNNLVTQLDANIKEAFLNFLIEMRMQEIYYTVLKLEKTKRLLMAALKFLHELQGQLLDLDCFSKTFLEAILGLALHTDENVALTAAELYFSMARGKSTADDFLLKHILEYYFTEMNSIDSLPKYVAALWPNFTYMKTMRVYFDLLKDDNLPLAMHYFIAQFTIVAYRKMLLNFEKYAHEIIFVFQMLPAMLTSLNSQCLKGILLQLYSLTELEQLRGSCGGAKELLLDFEKYFILELKSGVHLQYPYLLNLFMQFARCIEETKNFEQLEMCGVYLYTKYMEIERSLAALDEKKTPSIAQVSTYDNILKKLCVLLLLDYDVLDTLDPLIRTLHGRLIEKPQLHELANKHQLFIDIYATELLVHACIKLSRAKDLTKTTQEWLAVEIRVLEKYLLDSLTNAGVKTNAEMNRLKTYFICLVDLYCTFHNSTEICNLPLLLRPYHVLVQTLLESSLLRKSNYPTSSQNVSEENMEWHSKYILQYQQFMFQKFTQLHSSKYVVLPSPAAWKLCLHYGLTSHKFNDELFAFMVALSTHQFRNFVHISAVLVYNLYKQKPPFKMDAVMINRRAKVDNTVHVQFFGRVNFSAIFEIIFFFT, from the exons GTTGAAGCGGCGAGATGCATGAAACAGTTGTTGTATCGTTCCGAGCGCAAAGGTGAACTTTGCTTGGCATTTACAGCGGAGCTAATTAATGAAATATTCAAAGCAATTGGCTTGCATACCAACATTACAGTGCAACAATTGGAAGCAGGGAAAGGCTTCGATTGGGAGGTGTCTGGTTGTCATCTCTacatattccattgcaattcgaTTTTCTTCAACTCTTTCGAGCGTTTTCTTATGCAATTATGCCGAACGGCACGCGAGGAACAAGAAAATGCTGCAACTACTGAAGCGGATTCCGGTCCAATCAAGCGTGTCTTGCAGCTGTTAGGCATTTGGTGTAATTGCTATACGGATTTATTGGAACATAATGCCAAAATGCAAGTGCAGTACCTACAAGAACCTCTTGCGCGTTTAA ACTATAGACTGTTCCTTGGTGTTCACAAAATCAGGACGGAGTTCCATAACCGCTTCCAACATTTGGACGAAGTGTGCACACATCTATTTCATAATGCATTGAATGGTTTATT tTTTAAAGAGTGTCATGCGTACATTGCTGAAGGTCTGGGGGCACTGGTGGAGAAGGATTTTGCAATAAGTAACGCTTTTGCTGAAGACGCATGTCAATACTTTTACATTGGCTTTAGTGTTGAG CAACAAAAAGCGACTTATTGCAATCTCTTCAAATGCCTGATACGTATGCTAAACAATCTTGTAACACAACTTGATGCAAATATTAAAGAggcatttctaaattttcttattgaaaTGCGTATGCAGGAAATTTACTATACAGtattaaaattggagaaaacgaAGCGGTTACTAATGGCTGCACTTAAATTTTTGCATGAATTACAAgg ACAACTGCTTGACCTGGACtgtttttcgaaaacttttctCGAAGCTATACTTGGACTCGCTTTGCACACGGACGAAAATGTTGCTTTAACAGCAGCTGAGCTCTATTTCAGCATGGCACGTGGTAAATCAACCGCAGATGATTTTCTCCTAAAGCATATACTCGAGTATTATTTTACAGAAATG AACTCCATTGATTCTTTGCCGAAATATGTCGCTGCTCTCTGGCCCAACTTTACTTATATGAAGACGATGCGCgtatattttgatttgctgaaagatgATAATTTGCCACTTGCAATGCATTATTTCATTGCACAATTTACGATTGTTGCTTATAGGAAAATGTTGTTAAATTTCG aaaaatatgcacacgaaattattttcgttttccAAATGTTGCCAGCCATGCTCACGTCATTAAATAGTCAGTGTTTGAAGGGCATACTGCTGCAGTTATATAGTCTTACCGAGCTGGAACAGCTACGCGGCAGTTGTGGTGGTGCAAAAGAG TTGCTTTTGgactttgagaaatattttatattggaaTTGAAAAGTGGCGTACATTTGCAGTATCCTTAtttgttgaatttatttatgcagTTTGCACGTTGTATtgaagaaactaaaaattttgagcaGTTAGAAATGTGTGGCGTATACCTTTACACAAAATATATGGAAATAGAGCGATCTCTCGCAGCGCTCGATGAAAAGAAG ACGCCAAGCATTGCGCAAGTGAGCACCTacgataatattttgaaaaagcttTGTGTGCTACTGCTGCTAGACTACGACGTTTTGGATACGTTGGATCCACTAATACGCACGCTGCATGGACGATTAATTGAAAAGCCACAACTACATGAACTGGCTAATAAGCATCAACTTTTTATTG ATATTTATGCCACTGAATTGCTGGTGCATGCTTGTATTAAATTATCGCGTGCTAAAGACTTAACGAAAACTACACAAGAGTGGCTCGCTGTTGAAATACGcgtattggaaaaatatttgctcGATTCTCTGACTAATGCTGGTGTAAAAACAAATGCAGAAATGAATCGCTTGAAAACG tATTTTATATGCCTTGTAGATTTATACTGTACCTTTCACAATTCCACTGAGATTTGTAATTTACCACTGCTCTTGCGCCCATATCATGTATTGGTGCAAACGCTGTTGGAAAGTAGCTTGCTGCGTAAATCGAATTATCCAACGTCATCACAGAATGTAAGCGAAGAAAATATGGAATGGCATTCCaaatatattttgcaatatCAGCAGTTCATGTTTCAAAAATTCACACAATTACATTCATCAAAATATGTAGTGCTGCCATCGCCGGCAGCTTGGAAGCTATGCTTGCATTATGGTTTG ACTTCTCATAAATTCAACGATGAATTGTTCGCATTTATGGTGGCTTTAAGTACGCATCAATTCAGAAATTTTGTGCATATATCGGCTGTATTAGTCTACAATCTTTATAAACAGAAGCCGCCTTTCAAAATGGATGCAGTAATG ataaatagaagagccaaagtggacaacaccgtccatgtgcaatttttcgggagggtcaacttcagcgccatttttgaaattatttttttttttacatga
- the LOC128858929 gene encoding uncharacterized protein LOC128858929 isoform X1 — protein sequence MNFVAALKFGSTPEVEAARCMKQLLYRSERKGELCLAFTAELINEIFKAIGLHTNITVQQLEAGKGFDWEVSGCHLYIFHCNSIFFNSFERFLMQLCRTAREEQENAATTEADSGPIKRVLQLLGIWCNCYTDLLEHNAKMQVQYLQEPLARLNYRLFLGVHKIRTEFHNRFQHLDEVCTHLFHNALNGLFFKECHAYIAEGLGALVEKDFAISNAFAEDACQYFYIGFSVEQQKATYCNLFKCLIRMLNNLVTQLDANIKEAFLNFLIEMRMQEIYYTVLKLEKTKRLLMAALKFLHELQGQLLDLDCFSKTFLEAILGLALHTDENVALTAAELYFSMARGKSTADDFLLKHILEYYFTEMNSIDSLPKYVAALWPNFTYMKTMRVYFDLLKDDNLPLAMHYFIAQFTIVAYRKMLLNFEKYAHEIIFVFQMLPAMLTSLNSQCLKGILLQLYSLTELEQLRGSCGGAKELLLDFEKYFILELKSGVHLQYPYLLNLFMQFARCIEETKNFEQLEMCGVYLYTKYMEIERSLAALDEKKTPSIAQVSTYDNILKKLCVLLLLDYDVLDTLDPLIRTLHGRLIEKPQLHELANKHQLFIDIYATELLVHACIKLSRAKDLTKTTQEWLAVEIRVLEKYLLDSLTNAGVKTNAEMNRLKTYFICLVDLYCTFHNSTEICNLPLLLRPYHVLVQTLLESSLLRKSNYPTSSQNVSEENMEWHSKYILQYQQFMFQKFTQLHSSKYVVLPSPAAWKLCLHYGLTSHKFNDELFAFMVALSTHQFRNFVHISAVLVYNLYKQKPPFKMDAVMSVIRAQKSFIDQLPSALSPNLLCANVVLQVFRILQESLQRLPPTTGENRLIALKHLNHYTWNLNVNADNVLPDICTQAKVLQNHMLNNAERKCLDTYLSALGGHTNAKEKPQSSK from the exons GTTGAAGCGGCGAGATGCATGAAACAGTTGTTGTATCGTTCCGAGCGCAAAGGTGAACTTTGCTTGGCATTTACAGCGGAGCTAATTAATGAAATATTCAAAGCAATTGGCTTGCATACCAACATTACAGTGCAACAATTGGAAGCAGGGAAAGGCTTCGATTGGGAGGTGTCTGGTTGTCATCTCTacatattccattgcaattcgaTTTTCTTCAACTCTTTCGAGCGTTTTCTTATGCAATTATGCCGAACGGCACGCGAGGAACAAGAAAATGCTGCAACTACTGAAGCGGATTCCGGTCCAATCAAGCGTGTCTTGCAGCTGTTAGGCATTTGGTGTAATTGCTATACGGATTTATTGGAACATAATGCCAAAATGCAAGTGCAGTACCTACAAGAACCTCTTGCGCGTTTAA ACTATAGACTGTTCCTTGGTGTTCACAAAATCAGGACGGAGTTCCATAACCGCTTCCAACATTTGGACGAAGTGTGCACACATCTATTTCATAATGCATTGAATGGTTTATT tTTTAAAGAGTGTCATGCGTACATTGCTGAAGGTCTGGGGGCACTGGTGGAGAAGGATTTTGCAATAAGTAACGCTTTTGCTGAAGACGCATGTCAATACTTTTACATTGGCTTTAGTGTTGAG CAACAAAAAGCGACTTATTGCAATCTCTTCAAATGCCTGATACGTATGCTAAACAATCTTGTAACACAACTTGATGCAAATATTAAAGAggcatttctaaattttcttattgaaaTGCGTATGCAGGAAATTTACTATACAGtattaaaattggagaaaacgaAGCGGTTACTAATGGCTGCACTTAAATTTTTGCATGAATTACAAgg ACAACTGCTTGACCTGGACtgtttttcgaaaacttttctCGAAGCTATACTTGGACTCGCTTTGCACACGGACGAAAATGTTGCTTTAACAGCAGCTGAGCTCTATTTCAGCATGGCACGTGGTAAATCAACCGCAGATGATTTTCTCCTAAAGCATATACTCGAGTATTATTTTACAGAAATG AACTCCATTGATTCTTTGCCGAAATATGTCGCTGCTCTCTGGCCCAACTTTACTTATATGAAGACGATGCGCgtatattttgatttgctgaaagatgATAATTTGCCACTTGCAATGCATTATTTCATTGCACAATTTACGATTGTTGCTTATAGGAAAATGTTGTTAAATTTCG aaaaatatgcacacgaaattattttcgttttccAAATGTTGCCAGCCATGCTCACGTCATTAAATAGTCAGTGTTTGAAGGGCATACTGCTGCAGTTATATAGTCTTACCGAGCTGGAACAGCTACGCGGCAGTTGTGGTGGTGCAAAAGAG TTGCTTTTGgactttgagaaatattttatattggaaTTGAAAAGTGGCGTACATTTGCAGTATCCTTAtttgttgaatttatttatgcagTTTGCACGTTGTATtgaagaaactaaaaattttgagcaGTTAGAAATGTGTGGCGTATACCTTTACACAAAATATATGGAAATAGAGCGATCTCTCGCAGCGCTCGATGAAAAGAAG ACGCCAAGCATTGCGCAAGTGAGCACCTacgataatattttgaaaaagcttTGTGTGCTACTGCTGCTAGACTACGACGTTTTGGATACGTTGGATCCACTAATACGCACGCTGCATGGACGATTAATTGAAAAGCCACAACTACATGAACTGGCTAATAAGCATCAACTTTTTATTG ATATTTATGCCACTGAATTGCTGGTGCATGCTTGTATTAAATTATCGCGTGCTAAAGACTTAACGAAAACTACACAAGAGTGGCTCGCTGTTGAAATACGcgtattggaaaaatatttgctcGATTCTCTGACTAATGCTGGTGTAAAAACAAATGCAGAAATGAATCGCTTGAAAACG tATTTTATATGCCTTGTAGATTTATACTGTACCTTTCACAATTCCACTGAGATTTGTAATTTACCACTGCTCTTGCGCCCATATCATGTATTGGTGCAAACGCTGTTGGAAAGTAGCTTGCTGCGTAAATCGAATTATCCAACGTCATCACAGAATGTAAGCGAAGAAAATATGGAATGGCATTCCaaatatattttgcaatatCAGCAGTTCATGTTTCAAAAATTCACACAATTACATTCATCAAAATATGTAGTGCTGCCATCGCCGGCAGCTTGGAAGCTATGCTTGCATTATGGTTTG ACTTCTCATAAATTCAACGATGAATTGTTCGCATTTATGGTGGCTTTAAGTACGCATCAATTCAGAAATTTTGTGCATATATCGGCTGTATTAGTCTACAATCTTTATAAACAGAAGCCGCCTTTCAAAATGGATGCAGTAATG TCGGTCATACGAGCGCAGAAATCCTTTATCGATCAGCTGCCGTCCGCACTCTCACCTAACTTACTCTGTGCCAATGTGGTCTTGCAAGTGTTCCGAATCTTACAAGAATCTCTACAGAGACTGCCACCCACCACTGGCGAGAATCGCTTGATAGCACTGAAGCACCTCAACCACTACACATGGAATTTGAATGTGAACGCCGATAATGTATTGCCTGATAT TTGCACTCAAGCGAAAGTCTTGCAGAATCACATGCTAAATAACGCCGAACGAAAGTGCTTAGATACGTATTTGAGCGCTTTGGGCGGGCACACAAATGCCAAAGAAAAGCCACAGAGTTCTAAGTAA